The genomic window gaaaaaaagcattttGTGATGATGATCATGGAGAAATGAAAAGGTATGGATGTGAAATTGGGTGCCCTGGATTTGATAATGTGGAACAATATTCATAAGAAATTGAAAGGTTGTgctttgttagatttttttttttttgggtctaGATTATCATGAATAATTGCAGGATTGAATGAATTGTATTGTTGTCGTATTCATATTCACATTGCTATTATTGTCGAAGCAGGGCCGAAGAAATAAAGCAAAATGATAACATTCCTGTAATTGTTTACTAGAATTCAGTTCCCTTTTGAATCATTGAGTTTAGAATCATGTCACATTGATAATTGTTTTACAATTTAGGAAGTGAATCATATTGGTTCTCAATCAGGCTGTTCTGTAGCTGATATGCAGAATGAGAAATCTTATGTAAAAATGCTGACTTTATATGTTTATAGTTTCATTGATAACAATTGAAATCTTATGTAGAAGTGACTGTAATTTTGTACAGGTAGATGTTTTTAGTTTCATTTGTTTACAGTTCAGTATCAATGTAGTCGAACAATAGAAGTTAGCACAATGGAAACATTCCATTTATTTGAGTTATGAATTATGCCCCATTGATACTTGTTATATGGTTTAGAAAGCAAAATTATGTAAGTTCTCAAACAGGTTGTTCTAGCTTATATTCGCAGAATGAGAAATCTTATACAACATGCTGAATTTATAACACTGAATTTTAGTTTCACTGATAACATTATATCATAGGCTGTTAATAATCTGGATTATTTTTCTGAATTTCATGATGCATTGTTGAGTGCTCTTAGAAGTAACTTGAAGATTGCTTATAGTATTGCTTCCATTTTGGCATTAACGCAGGGCATTACAATAGGCACATCTCCGGCCACCGATTTAGTTAAttcttagaagaaaagggatgTTGTTCGAATCTTTGAACTTGCAGGAGCTGCAATTAAATGTTAATTGGGAAGACGTGGTTTGTCCCGTATGTTTGGAGTTCCCACACAATGCTGTCTTACTCCATTGCTCATCATACGACAAAGGTTGCCGTCCTTTTATGTGTGACACTGACCATTCTCACTCTAACTGCCTTGATCGGTTTAAAACCACACATGGACTGCCTACAGCTTTCGAGCCATCTTCGTCCCCAAGTGATTCACTTGAGGAGATAGTTCAGCTGAATCCAACAACTGTCGGCAGCTTTCCGATCTGTCCGCTCTGTAGAGGAGAGGTGAAAGGATGGGTTGTGGTTAATGAAGCTCGCGTGTACTTGAACATGAAGGAAAGATGCTGCCAAGAGAAAGAGTGCTCATTCGTCGGTAACTACATGGAATTGCAAGTGCACACCAAGCAAAACCATCCGAATGCACGTCCATCAGAGATCGACCCTGCAAGAAAACTTGAATGGGAAAATTTCCAGCAATCAACCGAGTTAATAGATGTCCTAAGCACCATACATTCCGAGGTTCCTCATGGTTTGGTGTTGGGTGATTATGTAGTGGAGTATCTGAATGATTCCGGTGACGACTACGATGACTTTGGCGATGACGGCAACTGGTGGACCTCCTGCATTTTCTATCACATGTTTGAAAATTTCCGGGTTTGCGGTAACCGGCAGAGAAGATCAAGAACTAGTGACAACAGGAATCATCACATACAAAGATCAAGGTATGATGCTTCAATCACAGATGAAGGCTCTACATCATCAGTTGAGGTTGTTGAGAGTAGGTTTGATGAAATCGATGGTGACGAGGAGGTTGTAGTAGGGAGCAGTGGCGGCAGTGCGGTCTCTGGAGGAAGCGCCAACCACCGCAGGTTTGTGAACTTTTATAACTGAGAGTCGATAAAGTTTCAGATATttatacatacatctaacaatGTTAAATTTGCAGTTATCGGAGGCGGAGATCTCAGATGTAGGACCAGAAGCAGCAACTAGAGCTTTGGGAGACTTTTTGAGCTTCATTTTGTGCACCCATAATACAACTGCTTCTCCATGATAATAAATTGGGCAAAGCATGCCTTCTCTACTCTGTTGTTATTCTGTCTTATATTCATATAATGTTCACAAATGCAATTCTTAAATTGGAAATGCTAACTAAGGTAATTGGCAAGAGTTATATGCATGAAAGCCCTTTGATTAATAcagtttaatataattttcacaTTGGTAAATTTGAAAGGAAGGCTGCCAAAGTATATAATTAGGTGGTTGGTATGTTGTCATTACAAATATTACTTTTGGATGGAGTTGACCAAatgaaaacacaacaaaaaatcAAGTCTCGGTTACAATCTCTTGACTGGGTTTTCCAGTCCGGAACATACAACGGATGTTACATGACGCCAAACCAAGAAGGTTTCAAAGCTTGCACCATCATTACATCAACATAAACTGAGGCTCAAACCACCTGTAGAATGACAAATCTAGTATAGTCAGTTCATGGTAACTTGTTTCTTTCATAATAACACTTACAGAAAGATATCTGTTCTAGTCAAATCAAACAATGATTGCATGAAGAAAAATGTTTAACCTGGACGTCCATCAATAAAACTAGAATGAgcgaaagcaaaaaaaaaaaaacagaagaaaaaccaGTTTGGACAAAGCCAGTGATTTTAAGCTACACTTTTGTTATCACAATCAGGTTTAGGAGTATAAGGAATATGTAGAGCAGAATTCGGGAAAGTTCAAGGCATACATACCTCGGTGGAAGCCACTTCCCTTTCGGTATCTAGATGCAGATTCAATCTCctgcatgaaaacaaaaacatgcaaCTTTTTTTATATGCAAGAATATGTAAGGAGGCAAGACAACTGAAGGAGGTTCATTCACCTTGGCTTATCAGATTTCGCAATATGCTTGGACATTATTGAAGCCTGCAGGGAGAATGTCAGTTCAAGTTTTAGTTATTAGAAATGAGACAATAGAACTAGAATGAGTTTAAACAAGTCCAAAAAACTCATGTGACCAGGGATTAAAAGGAAAAAGTTTATGAGGTGAAGTGTTAAGTGTGTGGAACGGTAATGCAGAATAGAAATATAAACTTAGAAGCATGCTAACACATCTTAGGACACAATATCTGAAAGATATCCAACCACAGTAAAAACCTAAGGCTTCTATAATTTAGGGATAATAAGCAAGCTTCAAAGGCAACCGTTCTGTCTCAAAATCAAGTAGGTGGCAATTCACTTGATagaaataatacataaaaaatgttTGTATTCCTCAATCTAAAGGTCAAACAGCAAGCAACTCATAAATGTATAGAGATCAGAAATAAGAGACCAACACgagcaaaacaaagaaaaatgctTCTGCAGTGGTAAGGGGCTGTTTGTTACTAACCTGCTCCTGAATAATGCTCCGAGCTTCAACCAGTTGCGCTTCGAGTTCAAGCTCCCGCTCAGTTGCTTCAGATGTCACCTCTGCTCCTTTTTGTAAATCTTGGAGTTGACCCATCCGAGACTTCTCACCAGAAAAAAGGTTAAGTTCAAGTGTGAAAAAACAGAAAGTCAGCAATACAACAACCGTGCTCTATAAGGTAAAAATGGAACAAAATCCTACAAATCCCACCTTAATTGAAGCCATCTTAGTTCGTAAACTCTCTTCTATTTGGTCTCTGGCCATATGAAATGGTAGGTCAAAGACATCCTGCAATTTACCATTGTGAAGCTTTCTCCCTTATCACAAAAATCTATAACTTATAAGCTCCTATCAGCAATCCTATAAACAGAACAATATTGCTGAATTAAGGAGTAATTTGAACGTACTGTCCTGCCGCCCAGTGGGGATTGGGGTGAGTCCATTTCAGGCTTCTCGTTGACCGCCAAAGATTGTTGGGGTAACCCAGTAGGAGCATTTAAGAAGTCACGCATGTCCACCTGCACCACCCATCCCACAGCATATCATTTCTAAGTAACGATAAGATTAGCAAGAAATAATTCAACCAATTAAATAACtgtcaaaaacaataatttaatttttaatattaaaagcaTAAGTTTGAGTAGCTACAGATCAAGTAAGTTTAAAGCCTTGACTAAGTAAGAACAAGGGATTAAGCAGTTCCTGAGTACAAATGCAGAAAAGAAGATATTGCTTTCTAGTTTTTAGGTCCTCTTCGAAATTTTTTGACAGTTCCATGCTATAGAACTCTTCCATCCATGAAATCTCTTTTACCCTTTCCAAAGAAAGAATGAACATTAGGGCATTACCTGCATGGAACGTAATAATGCTCGCAGATCAGAATTCTCTGCCATCAACTCTTGCTTCTTCACTTCATATGCATCCACCTGTTGACAGCAATCAGGTAATCACCATAAGAAATTGAGTAATCACCAATTAAAACTGCACACAGACAAGGAAAACACAGGGAACAACTCCCATACAATCATTTTATAGAAATCACTGTCAGCTTTTTTTCCATTCCACGTTCCTCGCTGACGTCCTTCTTTCTGTTTGTAACAGTAATATATCTCATTAGAAGGGTATAAATAGTTACACAAAACAATGAATGACAGAAAAGCTTAAATCTAATTGAAAGACAAGTACACAGAAAACATATATTCGTTCGATCTGTGGCAGGTTATACCTGCAATAAATTCATTATCTCCATGCCAGAGCGAGAttccttctttttctccattAACACTTGGTTGAGCCTCTCCTACAAGATAACATAAATGACAAGCAGTTGCAGTCATCCTAATTTTTGACACACACAATATTCAATACAAAGAGTATGTGATGGAACGCTAAAGAACCACAAACCTGTAACTTTATGTATTCCTTCTCCCTTTTCTTCATTTCATGTATTTGTTGTGTGCGCACTTGCTTGTAGTGTGAAGGcagcaaataaataattgtgCCCATTTCataataacataattaaattttctaaaaggAAAATCAAACATACTTCCAACCTGATGAAGGAAGAAACCAAACAGTAAATTTATTTCTACCTGATTGCCAATAACCATTCTCTGAAACTCATCCCTTTCCTGCTGTAGCTTGTCAATTTGAGCCTTAAAATTGGCAGCAGCTTTAGCCTCCtgataatatgaaataaataactaatgCAAATGTAAGCAATTTCCcagaaaaatccaaaaatgcATGAAGTGTAAAGAAGTTGGATAGACCGTTCGGGTCAAGGTAGCCAGCTCTCGATCTTTGGCTGCTAATTGTGCCTCAAGCCTTTCTACCTTTGCTTCCAGTCTTGATATGTCAGATTGCAGCCTATAGCAGcattaaaaatttcatgaatGTTATGAAACTCTGGTCACATTTACAGCAAACCTATCATCTAAATTTTGCTTCCAGTCACTTCTAGTTTTGACTCTTGAATCTCCAACATTATATAACACAAACTATTTTTATCCACACATCTGAACATAAAGCTATCAATAGCTTCCCCAGTGAAAATTTCGACCTATCCACATTCCCacaaatttcttaaaaataagaaaaattaaaactttcaaGTCTTGAACATCACATTGcaacaaaacaattaattagttgatcaccaacaaaaattaacatcaGCCGATCATAAATAGTACACTCAAAGTTCACCTTTGCCTCTGTTCATTAGACGACTCCCTAAACTCAATATCCCGCTGCCGCTGCTGAAGCAAGGAGTATATGCAATTACAAGTCCGCGCAATTGAAACctaacaccaaaaaaaaaaatttaaaaaaagcaaaaatcaatatttcaacaaaaatttaaaagaaaaaaaaaatcatatgaaaaGTAAGAAACCACACAGGATCGGAAGCAAAGAGATCAAGCGAAGCCGGGAAGCCAAATGTGACAAGGGTTTGGTTCAAATACTTGGCACAGTGTTCCAGGTTACTCGCATCCGCAAACGCGTAATCCCTGCAAGATAACACCAtcataaaccctaaaaactCAAACCTAATCCCACATATGGTGAGATCTACTCACCCGATCCCAAATCCCGGCGGTCCAGGAGCCTACATTGGGaatcaaaacatcaaatcagacaagcagaagaagaagacagaGATGGAGATGAAGGAAAGGGATCTCGCGAGTTACCGCGAGGTCGAACTCGGAGTGAGCCATGGCCATGTCGGAGCGAGTTGGGGATCGAGAACGAGACCTCGCCGGCGATGTCTTCGAGCCTTCCCAAATTCGAAATGAAGGACGCGTGGAAGCGATGGAAAGACGAAGATAAAAACAGTTGGTTATTTCGGATTCGgatctttaatttttaatggagCTCCGAAATATGCAGATGGATTTTATTCGAATCCGATACccgttttattttttattattttagttaatattttatttaaattcagataTAGTCctctaattatataattttgtttgttttgatccTTCACCTTTTCTACTATAATGCATAATTCAGAGATGATATTAAATCAACTCTTTCCTgcattttgtaaataaattaactcataagttgaaataaatattttcatattttaaaattttttgactAAACAATGTAGGAAAGAGTTAGAAGACCacccttttaaatatataatttataaattaagtaaatatttttttttatgtaattcaAGTATTAAAGTAAAAATGGTTTAaggatcaaaatgaaaatatgaaaatagatTAGGGACCTACTATGCATTAAAGCAGCTCATAATCCAGACAATTAGAAGACAACAATAAACATTATTCTTCTCATTTAAGAAACCTGTGACAAGGGTAAAAGTTAAGTAACTTGGAAATAATTAATGGAAAATACTTGCTTGCTAAGTTCCATTAATGCCCTATTTTATGTTTCTTACCAACAATGTCCCATTTTCATGTCCTTggaattcaaatatatattaataaaataataagttttcaattaatatttgattttttataataattttttttaatgtatataggCAAATAAAGAACCATTAATCATTGTGTTGGAAAAGGATCAATTAACTTTTCGTAAATGTGGTCTTTCTAACTCTATTAAGATTACaagatataaaaagaaaaaaaaattatctaaatagaAATGAAGATGtctattaaacataataaaaattattttattttatttatttatttatttttgtgtcaTTAATCCACTAATTTTCTAGCTTGTGCACACTCAGgggaataaaacaaaaaaattagaagcTTATTAGGAAAACATACCTCTCCAGacaagtgcttttttttttgacatagACTATAATACAATCTCAAAATTACTAgttaaaatgacaaaaaaattataattaaggaaaataataataataataataataaataaataaataaaaatatacttgattgaattttatatgtaggattaaaataaacatttaatgttttagagattaaaaaatttcaggcatatatatatataaacatctaCAAATAATTGAGGACCATTATTGGaatttcaccaaaaaaaaatttttctttgcaATCAAAGgacaaaaagaaggaacaagagAAAACCAAATGACAACACGGAACTCTCTTTATCTCTAGTCTCTCGTCTCTAGAAGCAAGAAAagtataacttatatatattaatatatatatatatatatatatatataatataaaccaTTGAACCCAATTCTTAATTAGCTCACTCgttcataaaaaaatcactGGCCAAACAATGGCCGTCAGATCGCCATCCGACGGCCTGTGTGAGTTCTACTTCGACCACCGTTCCATCGACGCCGATGAGGTTTTCCTCGCCAAAAAGGTGCTTCCTTTACGTCCGATCCAAACTCCACGGCGTGTAAAGCAACACATGAACCGGATCCACGACGGTAAGTCCACCGCCGGTTATGAGAAGCTTAGGAAGATGAGTCCAGTGCCGTCGCCGGCGACGGCGAAGATGCAGCCGAGTTGGAGCATGCTGGCGTTTGCTCCAGGCTCGGCGCCGGCTAAGATGGAGATGAGAGAGATACGGAGCCGGCTGCGGCGGCGTGGCTCTGAGCCGGCTTCTCCGCCGGCGCCGGGGGCGTGGAAGCTGTTGCAGTCTCTGAGCTGCAAGGCTGTGGAGCTCGGCTCGTgagttttcttttccttcccaGAAAGGGCTTGAAAATTGGTGGGTATTTTGAGAATAGAtgggtattttgggaatataGTTGTCGTACGTGCCCATGCATTATTCAATTACAGCTCCAAGGCTAAAATTACTTGTATACCCCCAGGTAAATTACTAGTTGGCAAAACAAATGGGCAATTTaatacttttataattttttttagttgattttataGTTGTAAACACTGTTTTTACATGGGTGCCGAAacagaaaattaccaaaattgaATACAGGGTTCTTACGCATTAGATGTTCAATTCTCGGTTGTGCATGCATAAATGTTGAATTTCCGGTTGTATTCTTCTCGGTTGTGTGCATGTCCGTAATTATTTGCGCTTGTAAtgttcataaaaataaataaataaataaaaaggcagACAAATCAGGGTTGAGATTATTTCACAATTATGATCAAAGACATTTTTGCAAGTTCATCTTAATATGTTGTGACTCATTGATGCTTTTACCTGTTACAGAAGCAGATACACAAAAGTTAAGATTGGTTAGCTTGAGAACTAAGTGAGATTTATTCAATAGGATGGATTATCATCATGTGAAAGTTACAACAGCAAGGCAGAAGgcatttagcatgaaaaacTATTAAGCAAATTGAGTCTCATAGTTAGACTAATCAACATTAATGAGGAcctcaaaagaacaaaaatggaTGCTGAGGTCAATGAGAACACAGTGGAATTTTTCTGTTAAACATGGAAAAACTAGAACTAGGAGTAAACTTCTCAGTCTCAAATTCAGATTGACAGACATGCTTTATAATCCTTCCTCATCCATGCTTGTTTCTTTCGCTTTGTATACAAACAAGGGCTAATTCAGATTCACAGATTCACTGGAGGTCACCTTAGAGTAGTGTGATTATGTACAAAGATAAAAGTCAATAATCATACAAGGCCTCACAAATTCAAATCCAAGGTTTCAATGTCTCAATCAATAGGAGAAGAGAACTTTAAAACCTAGAATGGCCAATAAAATTCAACTCAATTTTGGAGGGGGCAATTTCATCATAATTCATCTTTTTTTAGAAGATACACAATACTGTGATGCTAAAGATGTCACATACTTGGCATTTTATGGTGTAGAATTGAAATGAATGTGAAATGGGAACTGTATAAAGCAATGACAGGAAACCAACAAACATTAACAAGTGTTCTATTATGTGTAAAGTTCATATGTTCATATATGGCCGTCATTCATCAACTGATATCACCATTAGTCAgctgcaaaatttaaaaatctaattacAAACATTTATGGCTATCAACCATGTTTAGGTTGCCTAAACTAAATTGCTAGATCAACAAAGCAATATGAGTATCAAACCAATAACATGATCTACATTCCATAAAGGAAGAGATCACCCTCATACATGCAAAGAAACACACACAAATGTCAGCTGCATCTGAATCTTCATAACAATACCAACGTCTTATAGTTtggaaaaacagaaaaaacaaGTCCTTGTGGCAGGAAAATATCAAGTATTAACTCTATTCCACAAATCAAATgctcaaaatacaaaataaaaaataatccacATCAGCTGAAATCAACAGCAGCATGCAGCAACAATGAGTAGCATCAAAAGAAACATTCATGTAAGCTTTTATCAAATCCAATCTGAATTATGACAGtggtaaaaaaaaactcatttttaaagcaTGCACACATAAAAATCAGTAAACCAATCAAATACATGTATAACTCCCGCTCTCATACCTATGGCTGACCTCATTAAACTGTGCAATACCTTCTGAAACAGGCCGCAAGCATATCCCAGATAATGTGGTAGAACTCTGTGCTGAGAACTTCACCATCCCAATAACTTCCAATTCACCTCCCTCTTCTGAATCCTGATCAACGGGCATTCTTGCTCGAAGCTTGCCTGCAAGGCCCTTCAAAGGCACATCAGGGACATGCCATCTTAGCTCCCTCGTTGCCCGATTAAGTACAGCTTTTGGTGTGACCTTTAACAGTGTTGGATCAACAGGCAGCTTAAGAATGAAAGTCACATTGTTCAGTGGCATCAGCAATGCTGGATTGGATGCATACTGAATCATCACGGAAAGCAAAGTCCCGATGTGCCGCTTAATAAGCCGAAGCCGCAGGGGCAGTGGAGTGAATCTAGGTTGCAAACTATACTTCATGATCGGAATGGGCTCCTCCTTTGATGGTGTCCTAACGTGGAACATGCCGTTCTCTAGACTACTAACACAAGAGGTTTGCATGACAGCCCTCTGGATCCCAGAAGTATTCTCCAACCGGAACGAAAACTCTGTCTCCTTCCCTGCAGCTTGCTTAGGAGGCAATGTCCTCAAAAAGATGGTACCTTTGAGGCCTACTCGTGATAACAATGATTCCTGGAACTCAGCATTGATCTCTTCAGCAATGTACAACTCAGGACCAGTCATTGCTTGTGTCTTGCTCACCAATAGGTTCTCCAGAGGCGTTTTCTCATCTCCTTTGGAGGCAGTGGCGGGACTCGGGCTGGTAGCAAGGAGCTCGAGACCACCAAGCCCTGGCCCCTTGGGTGCCTTCTTTGTGGTGTTGACGAACTCTGAGGCATCGAGACCACCACCAAAGGCGTTGTCAAATCCTTCAAAAGCTTCAGAGAGGGAGGCCTCCTCGTTGCCAAATTCAATCCCACCATACTCCCCTTCAAAACCTTCAACTCCAATGAAAGTAGGTTTCGTGGCAGCAGGTGGAGGAAGAGAACTGACCTCTAGGCCAGCAAGTGCTGCCGATGGATCAGAGACGAGAGAAACGCCATCCTTGCTCTTCTTGAAAGCTCCAACGAGGGCTTCTTCGGGTTTGTTGATCTTTTCACTTGCAGCGAAGGGATCTTTCGGTTGTTGATCTTCTGGAGTTTCCTCTGAGGGCTTTGAAGGATCATCAGTGGGTGGCGCAGCGGGGGGAAGAGATGCAGCGGCGGCCTCATCGCCAGCAGCGAGGGTTTCAGCCGGGAGCTCAAAGAAGACAGAGGAGAAAGTCTGGAGGGCTGCACGGCGCTCAAGTGACAGAGCCTCATGAGGTCCAGCCCAGGGATCGGCACCGCGGACGCGAGCTTCAGTATCAATAGCCGACGAGACGAGCTTGGCGATGTTATCGGAGTGCATGGACGAGAGGATGGCGGCGAGGCGGGCAGCGCCAACGCCACGGAGGACAATGTCAAGGGCCATGTAGACCTCGGGGTACTTCCGATGGAGCTTTTCAGCAGTGGCGTCGACGCCACGGCAGGCGGCGACGACGACGGCGACGGACTGATTAACCGCATCAACGCAAGAGAAGACGTCGGGAGTGTCCGGAGTGGTGACGCCGAGGACGTAGATGGAGTTCACGAGGCGGTAGACAACGAGATAACGAGATTCAACGCCGACGACGACTTGACCGGACGAGGCAGCAAGGGGGTCATCGCCGAGGGCAGCGGAGGCAGGATCGAGGTCGTCCGACTTCGACCCAGCAgcggcggaggaggaggaggaggaggaggaggaggagaaggaaaggCGGGTCTGACGGAAGGAGGAGAGGGCGGCAAGGGCGCGGGCGGGAGGGAACCACTCGCGGGTCTGGAGGAGGATGTTGGCGCCATTGGCGGGCTGGATGGCGAGAGCCAGGCACGCCATGGGAGGAGATCGGGAGCTAGGGTTTCGATCGGAGATCGgatctagggtttggagatcgGAGAAGCCATGAAGGAGACCTTACTAGATCTACGAATGGGGAGCTTCAGCTTCTTCTCTATTCTCGGGCGATAATTATCTCACATGAGTTATAATCACGAGGCAAATGAACGGATCGATGGGAATTCGGTATGTTTTTGTACCGACTTTGAacttatctcgaggcaatttAATGGTCTGGAATAAAACTCATTAGAATTTCATTATTAAGATGTTTCTTTTCTTCCCCtcttatacaaatatataacaaagggattaaaatgaacaaatttaatttagtttattgggggaaaaataaatatatttttaattaaaatataaatattaactgTGGCATAagctcatatttaatttttttcgcCTAACgtgttttatgttttcattgatttgaaatttaattcgAGATAAAATAAGAGCGGATATATGCTGAAATTAGTAATTCATGTGCACGCCTTAAAGACGTAACGGCATGTCCATATTTGGTTAACTTAGGATGTTTATGTTCTCGTCAGGAGTTTATCCATATTCTCATAATATATTATAGTTTGTCCACATTTCATTTATATCAtaataacatttatataaaaagagtatatttacgaaaacaaaaaaatttgaatagagttgacactcaaatatgTATTGTAACTAACCATTAGTAATTGTCATAAATCTAAGAAGAAATAGTTTTTGATGCCAAGCAAAGTCCAACAAACTTTTAAAAGGGAGCGGCAATGTCATgtaagaaggagaaaagagagTATTTGACTGGTTGCTTCAAATAGTTGATAATCTTGTGATGGAAATATCCTTTCATGGATAGTCTTGATATACCAATTACCCCAATCGTTCATAGGTTCTACCCACTCATCATCATCTGGTTTAAAGTAAAATCTTCTCAATACTCTCTCTTCAAAGTCAGTGAACCGTGTCACTGGAGGTGGAACACCAACATTGTCCAAACCAATGCAGTTATATCTCTTAACAAGTTCACGAGCAAAACAACTCTTGCTCAAAACGTGCTCAAAAGACTCAACACGGTAATTACATCCGCCATGATAACTAAGATTATCATTATTGGAAGACAAGTAATGGAAGCCAAGATTAGAAAGAACACGGCGAGTGAAAGTCTCAGCAAAATCAGCAGCAGTTTCCGAAGGATTGTTCAGCATATATTTGAAGACAAATGGTGTTCTTTCTTATTGTTCTCCCATCATGTTCTTGTATACCTTCATTGTACTCCTCCCAATTGGGATGGTATTGTACAGGTAGTATTTCCATGATGAAGCCCTGTAAAGTTTCAGCAATCTTATGGTACCAGTAAATATTTGAGATGATTTCCTTGAGTTTCATTCTGTTCCTGCTGTTGATGATGCTTCTAATGATGCTGTTGCTATTGTTATTGTTTATGGCAGCAGTTATTTCATCAACTGCTGCTTCTTCACTGCCCCAAACTAGCTTGGAAAGAGCATCAAAAAACTCCTTTCCCAAGAtggtaaaaatatcaaaagcaaCAAATGAGGAGATACCAAAGATGCCAATACAAGAGATGAAGAGGAGCCCTGAGACCATTTCACccacaaatttattgattttatacaTGTCCATGCTTTTAGctattctctttgttttttactATTGAAGGAAGGCAAAGGGATAGATATGCTCTATTTATTACTATTACCATCATGTATGtacgtatatgtatatatatagaattattTCACTTCTACTTTGACTAGGATTTTGTAAAGTATAATTTTGATAAGCtcgaaattatttttaataggataaattaaaataagatataatTTAAGTATGTTTATCTAGATCAACATTTGATTGATTGGATAAGATGGttaaatttttagatgtttataaaatctgatatattattgatttttttttatttaacaatagTCCTAAATGAATTAAG from Dioscorea cayenensis subsp. rotundata cultivar TDr96_F1 chromosome 9, TDr96_F1_v2_PseudoChromosome.rev07_lg8_w22 25.fasta, whole genome shotgun sequence includes these protein-coding regions:
- the LOC120268941 gene encoding afadin- and alpha-actinin-binding protein, producing MAMAHSEFDLAAPGPPGFGIGDYAFADASNLEHCAKYLNQTLVTFGFPASLDLFASDPVSIARTCNCIYSLLQQRQRDIEFRESSNEQRQRLQSDISRLEAKVERLEAQLAAKDRELATLTRTEAKAAANFKAQIDKLQQERDEFQRMVIGNQQVRTQQIHEMKKREKEYIKLQERLNQVLMEKKKESRSGMEIMNLLQKEGRQRGTWNGKKADSDFYKMIVDAYEVKKQELMAENSDLRALLRSMQVDMRDFLNAPTGLPQQSLAVNEKPEMDSPQSPLGGRTDVFDLPFHMARDQIEESLRTKMASIKSRMGQLQDLQKGAEVTSEATERELELEAQLVEARSIIQEQASIMSKHIAKSDKPRRLNLHLDTEREVASTEVV
- the LOC120268943 gene encoding uncharacterized protein LOC120268943; translation: MLFESLNLQELQLNVNWEDVVCPVCLEFPHNAVLLHCSSYDKGCRPFMCDTDHSHSNCLDRFKTTHGLPTAFEPSSSPSDSLEEIVQLNPTTVGSFPICPLCRGEVKGWVVVNEARVYLNMKERCCQEKECSFVGNYMELQVHTKQNHPNARPSEIDPARKLEWENFQQSTELIDVLSTIHSEVPHGLVLGDYVVEYLNDSGDDYDDFGDDGNWWTSCIFYHMFENFRVCGNRQRRSRTSDNRNHHIQRSRYDASITDEGSTSSVEVVESRFDEIDGDEEVVVGSSGGSAVSGGSANHRSYRRRRSQM